A window of Paenibacillus sp. 19GGS1-52 contains these coding sequences:
- a CDS encoding DNA ligase yields MNIGSLIRGLLGDNKLGEPKSLELKEGQIVRGVVLSVSDSGKEALVQIQGTPVRAELETPLQPGQTLNLQVGLPGEGGLPVLKPVSLGEAALVSPQSMGEALESLGLSDSKAGREIIQAMQSGGLVLTKETAAKLDAVMNAKPAGVSATEWLEAAVISVKRGLPVTVESVKGLQQAVFGPQLHQLLATLEESLSLWASQEAGKSELPAGTGEQKLTAPQASGTASAVIVGAADTGNEQAVNSQTGKAGVQTTGAVSEEQPVPAGAIQTTESRNKTNPAGNVAAPSLAKSETSGSGAIALVNVPEASEDSSGTAASRAAVDTGKTEVGASAKGNTAAEPAKGSTLASGNSAPSGVVANEVGAETEQSSVSVRSGAAPERTETARAAATGAALAGDAAGKTTAAPSGTALLAKLQGVLTELRVTVPQLAVALAPPASPAEPEQAPAATVPPQVAATAPPTSVAEPKQAPAATVPPQGAVTAPPASAAEPRQAPAASVPPQVAATAPPATAAGQPATPDIESWVGRVLKLLGAEHEQQAVRGGAAGVAAEARPAAAVLAAAGREAQLVPAALGQTISGGDHTADTLKGLLLQVLGSSDVPPAVKEAAGQLVQQLTGQQLLLNTDRTAPFAQVTLFLPLQGSDGEETASVHIQSRRGRKGELDAANCRLWFDLNMKQLGQTLVDVQVVDRMVSLKLHNNDPWVLELLEQSRDDIKTSVESIGYQLSGLRTEPLPEKNVMNDLAGNNAGKLADYVPDSYKGVDFRI; encoded by the coding sequence ATGAATATCGGATCACTGATTCGCGGCTTGCTGGGAGACAATAAGCTAGGTGAGCCTAAGTCCTTGGAGTTGAAAGAAGGACAAATCGTGCGCGGTGTCGTTCTGAGTGTATCGGATTCGGGCAAGGAAGCACTTGTGCAGATTCAAGGAACGCCTGTTCGTGCGGAATTGGAAACACCTCTACAACCGGGACAAACGTTAAACTTACAGGTTGGCCTGCCCGGGGAAGGCGGATTACCGGTATTAAAGCCGGTCTCCCTCGGCGAAGCTGCACTAGTCTCTCCACAAAGTATGGGGGAGGCTTTGGAGTCACTTGGTTTGAGTGATTCCAAAGCAGGACGTGAGATTATACAGGCCATGCAGTCTGGGGGTTTGGTATTAACCAAAGAAACTGCGGCGAAGCTGGATGCTGTGATGAATGCCAAGCCTGCTGGCGTATCTGCAACAGAATGGCTGGAAGCCGCTGTGATTTCTGTGAAGAGAGGGTTGCCGGTTACAGTTGAGAGTGTAAAAGGTTTGCAGCAGGCTGTGTTTGGGCCGCAACTGCATCAGCTTTTGGCTACGCTGGAGGAGAGTTTAAGCCTCTGGGCAAGTCAGGAAGCTGGGAAGAGTGAATTGCCCGCTGGAACAGGAGAACAGAAGCTAACTGCTCCTCAAGCTTCAGGAACAGCAAGTGCTGTGATTGTTGGTGCCGCAGATACGGGGAATGAGCAGGCTGTCAATTCTCAGACTGGTAAAGCTGGTGTGCAGACTACGGGAGCCGTATCCGAGGAGCAACCTGTGCCAGCTGGTGCTATTCAAACAACAGAGTCTCGGAATAAGACGAATCCTGCAGGGAATGTAGCTGCTCCAAGCTTGGCTAAATCGGAGACTAGTGGCTCAGGAGCTATTGCACTTGTTAATGTTCCAGAAGCATCCGAAGACAGTTCTGGAACTGCTGCGAGTCGGGCAGCGGTGGATACTGGAAAAACTGAAGTAGGAGCCAGTGCTAAAGGTAATACAGCTGCGGAGCCCGCTAAAGGTTCAACTCTTGCGAGCGGTAACAGTGCTCCTAGCGGTGTAGTTGCAAATGAAGTTGGTGCAGAGACGGAACAGAGTAGTGTTTCTGTGCGTTCCGGAGCAGCGCCAGAACGTACAGAAACCGCTAGAGCTGCGGCTACAGGCGCTGCTCTAGCGGGAGATGCTGCTGGGAAGACAACAGCAGCACCAAGCGGTACGGCCCTGCTCGCGAAGCTGCAGGGCGTGCTCACCGAGCTGCGCGTCACAGTGCCGCAGCTCGCCGTTGCTCTGGCCCCGCCCGCAAGCCCGGCGGAGCCAGAGCAAGCCCCTGCGGCAACCGTGCCGCCGCAGGTTGCCGCAACCGCTCCGCCCACAAGCGTGGCGGAGCCAAAGCAAGCTCCTGCGGCAACCGTGCCGCCGCAGGGTGCCGTAACCGCTCCGCCCGCAAGCGCGGCGGAGCCAAGGCAAGCCCCTGCGGCAAGCGTGCCGCCGCAGGTTGCCGCAACAGCCCCGCCTGCAACTGCGGCGGGGCAGCCCGCCACCCCCGACATAGAGTCGTGGGTGGGGCGGGTGCTTAAGCTGCTCGGTGCGGAGCACGAGCAGCAGGCCGTGCGGGGCGGCGCGGCTGGCGTAGCCGCCGAGGCACGTCCGGCGGCAGCTGTGCTGGCGGCTGCCGGGCGTGAGGCGCAGCTGGTACCTGCTGCGCTGGGGCAAACGATCAGCGGCGGAGATCACACCGCTGATACGCTCAAGGGCCTGCTGCTGCAGGTGCTTGGCAGCAGCGATGTTCCACCTGCGGTTAAAGAAGCCGCAGGCCAGTTGGTGCAGCAGCTGACTGGGCAACAGCTGCTGCTGAATACAGACCGTACAGCACCGTTCGCGCAGGTTACCCTATTCCTGCCGCTTCAGGGTTCGGATGGAGAGGAGACCGCCTCCGTGCATATACAATCACGGCGGGGCCGCAAGGGAGAACTGGATGCTGCGAACTGCCGTCTCTGGTTTGATCTGAACATGAAGCAGTTAGGGCAGACATTGGTCGATGTACAAGTGGTTGACCGTATGGTTAGCCTCAAGCTGCACAATAATGATCCATGGGTGCTTGAACTGCTGGAGCAGAGTCGTGACGATATCAAGACGTCCGTAGAGTCGATTGGCTACCAGTTGTCTGGTCTGAGAACCGAACCCCTACCGGAGAAGAATGTAATGAATGATCTTGCCGGCAACAACGCTGGGAAACTGGCTGACTATGTCCCGGATTCTTACAAAGGAGTGGATTTCCGCATATGA
- a CDS encoding EscU/YscU/HrcU family type III secretion system export apparatus switch protein: MNEPDNEAPQRLKKAVALKYSPGQSEAPVIVAKGQGAVADIILQKAKENGVAVQEDAALVEVLSKLDLDQQIPPELYQLVAEILSFVYQSDQSAGARRQK, from the coding sequence ATGAATGAACCGGATAATGAAGCTCCGCAGAGACTTAAAAAAGCGGTCGCACTCAAATATAGCCCTGGCCAAAGCGAAGCTCCGGTCATCGTTGCCAAAGGTCAGGGCGCTGTAGCAGATATTATTCTCCAAAAAGCTAAAGAGAATGGCGTTGCCGTGCAAGAGGATGCTGCGCTGGTCGAAGTGCTTTCCAAGCTGGATCTGGACCAACAGATTCCACCTGAGCTCTATCAGCTTGTAGCTGAAATCTTGAGTTTTGTGTATCAGAGCGATCAATCCGCCGGAGCACGGAGACAGAAATGA
- a CDS encoding YraN family protein codes for MKEQYPKERYNRKQKGATAEEAAVQYLVSRGYSILERNWRCRSGELDIIAENKGILFFVEVRSRSGTLLQGTPEESVNARKIHQVRSTAQVYLHMKGYEESMISFDVITVILNEDLSIASLGHIREAF; via the coding sequence ATGAAAGAGCAGTACCCCAAGGAACGATACAACCGTAAACAAAAGGGTGCAACTGCTGAGGAAGCTGCCGTGCAATATCTGGTTTCGCGGGGTTATTCCATTCTGGAACGCAATTGGCGTTGTCGTAGCGGAGAGCTTGATATTATTGCAGAGAACAAGGGTATCCTCTTCTTCGTCGAAGTTCGCAGCCGCAGCGGAACTTTGCTGCAGGGAACGCCGGAAGAGTCAGTAAATGCTCGCAAAATACATCAAGTCCGCAGTACAGCACAGGTATATTTGCATATGAAAGGCTATGAAGAGAGTATGATTTCATTTGATGTCATAACCGTTATATTAAATGAGGATTTAAGCATAGCTTCTCTTGGTCATATCCGCGAAGCCTTCTGA